From Schizosaccharomyces pombe strain 972h- genome assembly, chromosome: II, the proteins below share one genomic window:
- the cbp6 gene encoding respiratory chain complex assembly protein Cbp6, protein MSLNQKITKAVALWPKDELRPWLSFPKTLDTSIRARLQKMPPQQANKQLNALNNLLDNVYWNKYIPKQVVLKPQFKPSYYESLTQIRRKEEKAPLWKRLFKRK, encoded by the exons ATGTCTctaaaccaaaaaataacaaaggCAGTTGCTCTTTGGCCGAAGGATGAATTGCGACCTTGGTTGTCGTTTCCTAAGACTCTTGACACATCTATTAGAGCCAGACTTCAAAAGATGCCACCTCAACAGGCTAATAAGCAGTTAAACGCTTTGAATAATTTGCTTGATAATGTCTATTGGAATAAG TATATCCCCAAGCAAGTAGTATTGAAACCACAATTTAAACCTTCTTACTACGAAAGTCTTACCCaaataagaagaaaagaagagaaagcTCCTCTTTGGAAAAGATTGTTTAAACGGAAATGA
- the elg1 gene encoding DNA replication factor C complex subunit Elg1: MQIVGYLSADSQSNPDLKSENEAKEEKPIGRRHTMSPVPATSENKYFGKSPLSGSRKPRRSRSLHKERSYMRKFFDMDMEESKDFENDQSLLVTLKVSTSLGQKIENILHPKLSNDTNSTAFPPAKSSGEASDTNILVENINSQETVNSSPLVSELHYSNLADSPSNLRNTVTSMHPFFMSKSVKKNSEIKFVSEERGGTKPERLLDPLWPTPDSQSMLEYAGSIEPSVFWFPKKHLEEAILEETSHLSFKEVLSSTTANMITPLAEKNKTEVLQVTPSKLHTFALESLCFSPAPFIQKVLSRLLPSDPNVEMPMIPQILEKGLWVSKYAPSKTQDCCAFSQCLSKIADWLRSCRLTKPESSSVPPSSSISRSSTIHSCTSSKRNEDSLSESDFEPDIIEEEDDSDEFNPSVSRKKAKLTSSQFSNWMLVTGVTGIGKTSCLYAICRELNFEVVEIHPGMRRSGKELLERIGELTQSHIVDKSRLNNTPDILILLEEVDILFQDDRGFWQAVSTLIEKSKRPVVMTCNETDFLPSAFLQEDHIVQFQSISSALLTDYISSVLYADRCIISRNVVESISYRYGSDLRGILMQLNFWSLVNFPSLPSKDKQDDSHEPFIEATISAFDEGVGVYNPRIQTSEDLLQTYSEEQMGDIGLLFMPNLVNWRKVCVPKSEMEEKEAIMEKLIYSHQYADSLSYVDYRFSSQPTIYETYELMNDSASFEDMSLECRDNCANAFQDNLVGFPTISNPFHANAPPEPHELKLQYHSFCFINNLFSKSSLKAISSNDSIVPKALNNRELQLSALASTIGYKLDPDDVYNILSFLSFANSQVTSYTPPNSIDRPNDILILEVAPFVRCMRRYDRIRLNSYKLLLSSKGRSASHISRRGAASILRSAGYNYGRLQYLEGSDRILSTWFSTTLD; the protein is encoded by the exons ATGCAAATTGTAGGCTATTTGTCTGCAGATTCGCAGAGTAATCCTGATTTAAAATCCGAAAATgaagcaaaagaagaaaagccTATTGGGAGGAGACACACAATGTCACCAGTCCCTGCCACAtctgaaaataaatattttggcAAATCTCCTTTGTCAGGGTCTCGTAAACCTCGAAGAAGCCGATCACTTCATAAGGAACGTAGCTACATGAGGAAATTCTTTGATATGGATATGGAGGAAAGCAAAgactttgaaaatgatCAATCTTTACTAGTAACGCTTAAAGTATCGACTTCCTTGggtcaaaaaattgagaataTATTACACCCAAAACTCAGCAATGATACCAACTCAACTGCCTTTCCGCCTGCTAAGTCGTCGGGAGAAGCATCAGATACTAATATTTTAGTTGAGAATATTAATTCACAGGAAACAGTTAATTCTTCCCCCCTTGTTTCCGAGTTACATTATTCAAACTTAGCAGATTCACCTAGTAATCTGCGAAATACTGTCACATCCATGCACCCGTTTTTCATGTCAAAGTCTGTGAAAAAGAATTCTGAAATCAAATTTGTAAGTGAAGAAAGAGGCGGTACTAAGCCAGAGAGGTTACTTGATCCATTATGGCCGACACCCGATTCCCAGAGTATGTTAGAGTATGCCGGCTCTATTGAGCCGAGTGTTTTCTGGTTTCCGAAAAAGCATTTAGAAGAAGCCATTTTAGAAGAGACCTCTCATCTTTCGTTTAAGGAGGTTCTTTCCTCCACCACCGCGAATATGATAACCCCATTAGCtgagaaaaataaaacagaaGTATTACAGGTTACTCCTTCTAAACTTCATACTTTTGCTTTGGAATCGTTGTGCTTTTCACCGGCTccttttattcaaaaggTTTTGTCAAGACTTTTGCCATCAGATCCTAATGTTGAAATGCCAATGATCCCAcaaatattagaaaaaggACTGTGGGTGTCAAAATATGCTCCATCTAAAACACAAGATTGCTGTGCGTTCTCTCAATGCCTTTCGAAGATAGCGGATTGGCTAAGGTCATGTAGGTTGACCAAACCTGAAAGCTCATCTGTACCTCCTTCATCTTCTATATCTCGATCCTCGACTATTCATTCTTGTACATCTtctaaaagaaatgaagatTCTCTTTCGGAAAGTGACTTTGAACCGGATAtcattgaagaagaagatgattcCGACGAGTTCAATCCTTCTGTGTCGCgtaaaaaagcaaagctTACATCTTCTCAATTTTCTAACTGGATGCTTGTTACTGGTGTTACGGGAATAGGAAAGACTTCATGCTTATATGCCATATGTCGTGAGCttaattttgaagttgTTGAAATACACCCGGGAATGAGACGCTCGGGAAAAGAGCTGCTTGAACGGATTGGTGAGCTAACACAAAGTCATATCGTTGATAAATCTAGGCTTAATAATACTCCTGACATTCTTATCCTACTTGAAGAAgttgatattttatttcaggACGATCGTGGCTTTTGGCAAGCAGTCTCTactttaattgaaaaatctaAACGTCCTGTTGTCATGACTTGTAATG AAACTGATTTTTTACCTTCTGCCTTTCTTCAGGAAGACCACATTGTGCAATTTCAGTCCATCTCTTCTGCCTTGCTAACCGACTATATTTCTAGTGTATTGTATGCTGATCGTTGCATCATATCAAGAAATGTTGTTGAATCAATAAGCTACAGATATGGTTCTGATTTGCGAGGTATACTAATGCAATTAAACTTTTGGTCCCTTGTAAATTTCCCTTCTTTGCCTTCTAAAGATAAGCAAGATGATTCTCATGAACCATTTATTGAGGCAACTATTTCTGCCTTTGATGAAGGCGTTGGAGTTTACAACCCACGAATTCAAACTAGTGAAGATTTACTGCAAACGTATTCTGAGGAACAAATGGGAGATATTGGGTTACTGTTCATGCCGAATTTAGTAAATTGGAGAAAAGTTTGCGTCCCAAAGTCTGAAATGGAAGAGAAGGAAGCAATTatggaaaaattaatttacagCCATCAATACGCGGACTCTCTCTCTTATGTAGATTACCGCTTTAGCTCTCAACCCACTATTTATGAGACTTATGAGTTAATGAATGATTCCGCGTCATTTGAAGATATGAGTTTGGAATGTCGGGATAATTGCGCTAACGCGTTTCAAGATAATCTTGTGGGATTTCCAACGATTTCGAATCCCTTTCATGCCAACGCTCCTCCCGAACCCCATGAATTAAAGCTTCAATACCATTcattttgctttattaataacttattttcaaaaagctcTTTGAAAGCTATTTCCAGTAACGATAGCATTGTTCCAAAAGCTCTCAATAACCGTGAATTACAGCTATCTGCATTAGCGTCAACTATAGGTTACAA ACTTGATCCGGATGATGTTTATAACATTCTTTCGTTTTTATCATTTGCTAATTCACAGGTCACCTCTTATACCCCCCCTAACAGCATTGACCGTCCTAATGACATTTTGATCCTTGAAGTTGCACCCTTTGTTCGTTGTATGCGAAGATATGATCGCATTCGTCTAAACAGCTATAAGTTGCTT
- the kms2 gene encoding protein Kms2, whose protein sequence is MDEYIPFDDIVRQYDPDYTGKVSIQAFLEIVDDVDALRLNPEAPLLDNEQRQSAQDFIKDNSEIVVSTSEIKNLFYELTGLDPDTLPVNKLALRENGVLPRKSVAKPQKISENRIKRKDMFYQDASYITPRKGSPLSHSTPLSMFRTKNEYGSNKGFSHINKENADDSLIQQLYERIELQAAELRSKDEQVKELNARNAKLLEELDSSEEACKSCYTQAKTWEKKFREALRDSKEYAAQLQTIHEEYEQQQAHIVRMEELIHAVEKERKTETDYMKKESLSEQKERGAFMESNMILEEKVAHLQLENEQLRLFFKEKAPQPFQNHPPYQNLKITFPSPFFHIPYIPKTETLNDSQFAAGLSLLASELESQKNLLKKFENLKKKSSKDFLSPSTILSNAFSKVSLPNSLILRVLFFSLLFIIGIHIFYFLFFHVATIQQWPFLFWLPSTKFDNRWSPT, encoded by the exons ATGGATGAATACATCCCTTTTGACGATATTGTGCGCCAATACGACCCAGATTATACAGGAAAA GTTTCCATTCAAgcatttttagaaattgtCGACGATGTTGACGCATTGCGACTTAATCCAGAGGCCCCTTTGCTTGATAATGAGCAAAGACAATCGGCCCAAGATTTTATAAAAGATAACAGTGAGATTGTAGTGTCTACGAGTGAAATTaagaatttgttttatgaGTTAACTGGTCTTGACCCTGATACCCTTCCTGTAAACAAATTAGCTTTGCGCGAGAATGGGGTATTACCAAGAAAAAGTGTAGCGAAGCCTCAAAAAATATCAGAAAATCgaataaagagaaaagatATGTTTTATCAAGACGCAAGTTACATAACACCAAGAAAAGGATCACCTTTGAGTCATTCAACCCCTTTGTCAATGTTTCGAactaaaaatgaatatggATCAAATAAAGGATTTTCTCATATAAACAAGGAAAATGCTGATGATTCTTTAATTCAACAGCTTTATGAAAGGATAGAGCTTCAAGCGGCAGAATTACGTTCTAAAGACGAGCAAGTTAAAGAACTAAACGCGCGAAATGCAAAATTATTGGAGGAATTGGATTCTTCGGAAGAAGCTTGCAAGTCTTGTTATACCCAAGCGAAAACCTGGgagaaaaaatttcgtGAAGCTCTTCGTGATTCTAAGGAGTATGCAGCTCAATTACAAACCATTCATGAAGAGTATGAGCAACAGCAAGCCCATATTGTGAGAATGGAAGAGCTAATCCATGCTGtagaaaaggaaaggaaaaCG GAAACAGATTACATGAAGAAAGAATCTTTGTCggaacaaaaagaaagaggCGCTTTTATGGAGTCAAACATGATTTTAGAAGAAAAGGTTGCACATCTTCAGTTGGAAAACGAGCAGTTGAGactattttttaaggaaaAGGCGCCTCAACCCTTCCAAAATCACCCTCCGTAtcaaaatctaaaaattacttttccCAGCCCTTTCTTTCACATCCCTTACATCCCTAAAACGGAGACTTTGAACGATTCCCAATTTGCCGCTGGTCTCTCTTTACTGGCATCAGAACTTGaaagtcaaaaaaatcTGTTAAAGAAGTTcgaaaacttaaaaaagaagtcttccaaagattttttatctcCCTCCACCATACTCTCTAATGCTTTTTCCAAAGTTTCACTCCccaattctttaattttgcgtgtcttatttttttcattgttgTTCATCATCGgaattcatattttttattttttgttttttcatgTTGCAACAATTCAACAATGgccttttcttttttggttaCCATCTACAAAATTCGACAATCGTTGGTCTCCGACATGA
- the rba50 gene encoding RNA polymerase II-associated protein translates to MENHRSVFSNVIGDIVEKPPKQLVEVKRSVQRHARGFPAVSRTLPKRESKSMSAYKEKMLRKNKESPGLEGKGNLDDQGIDEENRVRLERMNDLEIEGAQEEIRATIRDDLLEMLKKRAFKKKAERELAQRKDRSSQVNTPDLSQRPSDDSFLSNEKLRSSEKLNRNLQSVLSSEAVDSSSGSPSPPMALSQAEIRSRQTKRVMFPDKAEELTKIFSLPTLAPIKGNEEDDASEDAKHSPKKHSPALSDGTTSNDGAPLEFDTTHLPEKQVTLDPNDPSFYEQLHDKYFPNLPVDEKQMQWLHDPSPAENSYHPSVESLHAHEIRFGFKGEIITPSQSQTIPVNEGLHHHGDAPFSAGYTLVELAHLLRSSFPTQRCIAIQTIGRIIYRLNSGEFREVLSPELHTLVEDAHIYELLAAAASDQVKHLTVRSLAIEALWLCSQSQHGSSRSAV, encoded by the coding sequence ATGGAGAATCACAGGAGTGTATTCTCAAATGTGATAGGTgatattgttgaaaaacCGCCGAAGCAACTTGTTGAAGTGAAGAGGTCAGTTCAGCGGCATGCTAGGGGATTTCCAGCCGTTTCACGAACATTGCCGAAACGAGAATCGAAATCAATGAGTGCTTATAAGGAGAAGATGCTTCGAAAGAATAAGGAATCTCCGGGTTTGGAAGGAAAAGGGAATTTGGATGATCAAGGTATTGATGAGGAAAATCGCGTTCGTTTGGAAAGGATGAATGATCTGGAAATTGAAGGAGCTCAAGAGGAAATTAGGGCCACTATTCGTGATGACTTGCTGGAGATGTTGAAAAAGAGAGCGTTTAAAAAGAAGGCGGAACGTGAATTGGCACAAAGGAAAGATCGGTCCTCCCAAGTTAACACACCCGACCTAAGTCAGCGTCCCAGTGATGATAGCTTTTTATcgaatgaaaaattaaggAGTTCTGAAAAATTGAATCGCAATCTTCAAAGCGTTTTGTCTAGTGAGGCAGTCGATAGCTCCTCCGGTTCTCCCTCTCCCCCGATGGCGCTGAGCCAAGCTGAGATTCGATCTCGTCAAACAAAGCGAGTTATGTTTCCAGATAAAGCCGAGGAACtgacaaaaatattttcccTTCCAACTTTAGCTCCAATTAAAGGTAACGAAGAGGACGATGCGTCAGAAGATGCGAAACATAGCCCCAAAAAACATTCTCCAGCCCTCAGTGACGGTACAACAAGTAATGATGGTGCGCCATTGGAATTTGATACTACGCATCTTCCAGAGAAGCAAGTAACGCTGGATCCTAATGACCCAAGTTTTTATGAACAACTTCatgataaatattttccGAATTTACCTGTTgatgaaaagcaaatgcAATGGCTGCATGATCCCAGTCCTGCCGAGAATAGTTATCATCCTTCTGTCGAGAGTTTGCATGCTCATGAAATTCGATTTGGCTTCAAAGGTGAAATTATAACCCCCTCTCAAAGTCAAACAATCCCTGTTAATGAAGGACTTCATCATCATGGAGACGCACCATTTAGTGCCGGATACACTTTAGTTGAGCTGGCTCATCTTTTGCGTTCAAGTTTCCCAACCCAGAGATGCATTGCTATTCAGACTATTGGAAGGATTATTTACCGATTAAACTCTGGCGAATTCAGAGAGGTGCTCAGTCCAGAATTGCATACACTAGTCGAAGATGCACATATCTATGAATTACTTGCCGCCGCTGCCAGTGACCAAGTAAAGCACCTCACTGTACGCTCATTAGCAATTGAGGCACTTTGGTTATGTTCACAAAGTCAACACGGCTCATCGAGATCGGCTGTTTAA